A genomic window from Diospyros lotus cultivar Yz01 chromosome 2, ASM1463336v1, whole genome shotgun sequence includes:
- the LOC127793811 gene encoding uncharacterized protein LOC127793811, which translates to MSTPTLQKFAVKILSLTCSSSGCERNWSVFENLHTKRRNRLDQLRLNDLVFVKYNRALRRRYQMRDTIDPIILTDIDESNEWLTGKLDEENDKDDETVFPDDVGDGLTWSNVAAAAGVGEPSYQFRTKQTRLQLGSTSASTSKRQVNQEIEEEEESEAGTEDDEDLEEGEELRDEEEDEWVIEGDDEDIDLDVDDLLDDDRLKTSLY; encoded by the exons ATGTCAACACCCACGTTGCAAAAATTTGCAGTTAAAATTCTTAGCTTGACTTGTAGTTCATCTGGGTGTGAacgtaattggagtgtgtttgaaaat cttcatactaaacgaagaaacaggcttgatcaacttcgtttaaacgacttggtgtttgtgaaatacaatagagcattgaggcgtcggtatcaaatgcgtgataccattgaccctatcatattgactgacattgatgaaagcaatgaatggttgactggaaaacttgatgaggagaatgataaagatgatgaaactgtttttcCAGATGACGTTGGGGATGGGTTGACATGGAGTAATGTTGCTGCGGCTGCAGGAGTTGGAGAGCCTAGTTATCAATTTAGAACTAAACAAACTCGATTACAATTGGGATCAACTTCGGCTTCGACTTCAAAGCGGCAAGTAAATCAggagattgaagaggaggaggaaagtgaggcagggaccgaagatgatgaagacttggaagagggagaagaattgagagatgaagaagaagatgaatgggtgattgaaggggatgatgaagatattgatcttgatgttgatgatctccttgatgatgatcgattaaaaacttctttatattga
- the LOC127793941 gene encoding purine permease 21-like, translating into MGEAQEVQLQIEQGCREATSSSSAAENGNSSSNPQPTVPELRRWLQVAVYAVLVLAGQSVATLLGRLYFEKGGKSKWVATLVQPGGFPVLLPLLFLKQSAPNGSHQRPPNVSPMLLASIYFGSGLFLAGDCMLFAIGLQYLPASTFSLICASQLGFNAFFSFFLNAQKLTVFIINSLVLLTISSVLLVFGPDDSSSSGRVSRGKYIIGFVCTAFGAAGYALLLSAGQVFFQKVLKSSTLQVIVRLIIYQSLVATSAIVVGLFASGEWRSLRQEMDEFGLGKVSYVMTLVWTAIIWQMFSIGVVGLIFKVSSLFCNVISTLGLPIVPVCAVIFFHDKMDGVKAIAMLLAVWGFVSYLYQHYLDDFKSKAMKQSVQLTQLN; encoded by the exons ATGGGGGAGGCTCAAGAAGTTCAACTCCAAATCG AGCAAGGCTGCAGAGAAGCAACCTCATCGTCATCAGCTGCTGAAAATGGAAACTCATCATCAAACCCCCAACCAACCGTCCCTGAGCTCCGGCGGTGGCTACAAGTCGCCGTCTACGCCGTCTTGGTGCTCGCCGGGCAGTCGGTCGCGACCCTGCTCGGCCGACTCTACTTCGAGAAGGGCGGAAAGAGCAAGTGGGTGGCCACCCTGGTGCAGCCCGGCGGCTTCCCGGTCCTCCTCCCTCTCCTCTTCCTCAAGCAATCTGCCCCAAATGGCAGCCACCAAAGGCCACCTAATGTTTCTCCCATGCTCCTTGCCTCAATCTACTTTGGCTCTGGCTTATTCCTAGCAGGCGACTGCATGTTGTTTGCTATAGGGCTGCAATACCTTCCCGCCTCTACTTTTTCCCTCATCTGTGCAAGCCAACTGGGCTTCAatgccttcttctccttcttcctcaatGCCCAGAAGCTCACGGTTTTCATAATCAACTCTCTCGTCCTCCTCACCATCTCCTCTGTTCTCCTGGTTTTTGGACCAGATGACTCGTCGAGTTCCGGTAGAGTATCGAGAGGGAAGTATATCATCGGCTTCGTGTGCACTGCTTTTGGGGCCGCCGGGTACGCGCTGCTGCTCTCCGCAGGCCAG GTGTTCTTCCAAAAGGTGCTGAAAAGCTCAACCCTTCAGGTGATAGTGAGGCTGATAATCTACCAGTCGCTGGTGGCGACGAGTGCGATCGTGGTGGGGCTCTTTGCGAGCGGGGAGTGGAGAAGTTTGAGGCAGGAGATGGATGAGTTTGGGCTAGGGAAAGTCTCGTATGTGATGACTTTGGTGTGGACGGCCATTATATGGCAAATGTTTTCCATTGGCGTAGTGGGCCTGATTTTCAAGGTCTCCTCCCTCTTCTGCAATGTCATTAGCACCCTCGGCTTGCCTATTGTTCCTGTCTGTGCTGTGATCTTCTTCCATGACAAGATGGATGGCGTCAAGGCTATTGCCATGTTGTTGGCTGTTTGGGGCTTTGTCTCATATCTCTACCAGCATTATTTGGATGATTTCAAGTCCAAGGCCATGAAACAAAGTGTTCAACTTACTCAACTTAATTGA